In a single window of the Gemmatimonadaceae bacterium genome:
- the tesB gene encoding acyl-CoA thioesterase II, whose product MSSATEELLALLDLEPLEVNIYRGRNRNLGTGRVFGGQVFAQALVAARRTVEGEREAHSVHGYFILPGDLAAPIVYFVDRLRDGNSFTTRRVTAIQHGQAIFNLSVSFHVDEPGMEHQQPMPEVVAPDELAPELSLIREMADRIPESLRPVLTQDRPIDFRPVTPNDPFDAEVRPASRQVWFRVIGRLPDDQIIHQAVLAYASDYGLLPTALGPHGVAFRSRSLQIASLDHSVWMHRPFRTDEWMLYVMDSPAAAGARGFVRGSIYTQGGVLVASVAQEGLIRIRAPKG is encoded by the coding sequence ATGTCATCCGCGACCGAAGAACTGCTGGCCCTGCTCGACCTCGAACCGCTCGAGGTCAACATCTATCGCGGACGCAATCGCAACCTGGGGACGGGACGCGTCTTTGGCGGGCAGGTGTTTGCCCAGGCACTCGTCGCCGCGCGGCGCACCGTCGAGGGAGAGCGCGAGGCGCACTCGGTACACGGCTACTTCATCCTCCCCGGCGACCTGGCCGCGCCGATCGTCTACTTCGTCGACCGCCTGCGCGACGGCAACTCGTTCACCACGCGGCGCGTGACCGCCATCCAGCACGGGCAGGCGATCTTCAATCTCTCGGTCTCGTTCCATGTGGATGAACCGGGGATGGAACACCAGCAGCCGATGCCCGAAGTGGTAGCGCCCGACGAGTTGGCGCCGGAACTCTCGCTCATCCGCGAGATGGCGGACCGCATCCCGGAGTCGCTGCGCCCGGTGCTCACGCAGGACCGCCCGATCGACTTTCGCCCCGTGACCCCCAACGACCCGTTCGATGCCGAGGTGCGGCCGGCGTCGCGACAGGTCTGGTTCCGCGTGATTGGCAGGCTCCCCGACGACCAGATCATCCATCAGGCCGTCCTCGCCTATGCGTCGGACTACGGGCTTCTCCCCACGGCGCTCGGTCCGCACGGCGTCGCCTTCCGGTCGCGATCGTTGCAGATCGCCTCGCTGGATCATTCGGTGTGGATGCACCGCCCCTTCCGCACCGACGAGTGGATGCTGTATGTGATGGACTCGCCGGCTGCCGCGGGGGCGCGCGGCTTCGTGCGTGGCTCGATCTACACGCAAGGCGGAGTCCTCGTGGCGTCGGTCGCGCAGGAAGGGCTCATCCGCATTCGCGCCCCCAAGGGATAA
- a CDS encoding phosphatase PAP2 family protein codes for MKRRVLLSRLVTAGLVAGATAGAQNPPPDTGVASGARVVADSLEASRAAAIGAPSDTLPRRPTNVRGSAQRVDLGVHGVYEYRRPVRLRMLREIPPTVGGTFTLGLRPSNLAEWGVVAVSTAALYAADDYLVDKTRMVARHVGLPPNHPSINVRFAGMKLPIPSTLGSALYFLGDGTTDLLVAGGFLVHGMRNDDHRARTTASEITSGLVSLGVYTQLLKRSFGRQTPNEATQPRGRWRPFPSLGDYNDNVPAYDAMPSGHMAAAMSTVEIVALNYPEKKFVRPLGYSLMTVLGFAMVNNGVHWASDYPLALLIGGGVARVTVARGRAQLSPGGSASELAPTPTRGKRGFTWSPLVTPRAVGLSVGLPY; via the coding sequence ATGAAACGCCGCGTGCTTCTCTCCCGCCTCGTCACCGCCGGACTTGTCGCCGGAGCCACCGCCGGTGCGCAGAATCCACCGCCCGACACCGGCGTTGCATCTGGCGCGCGCGTCGTGGCCGATTCGCTCGAAGCGTCGCGCGCGGCCGCCATTGGTGCGCCATCCGACACCCTCCCCCGGCGCCCCACCAACGTGCGCGGCAGCGCGCAGCGCGTCGACCTTGGCGTGCACGGCGTGTACGAGTACCGCCGGCCGGTGCGCCTGCGCATGCTGCGCGAGATCCCGCCCACGGTGGGGGGGACCTTCACGCTCGGCCTGCGCCCCTCCAACCTGGCCGAGTGGGGGGTGGTGGCGGTGAGCACCGCCGCGCTCTATGCCGCCGACGACTACCTGGTCGACAAGACGCGCATGGTGGCGCGGCACGTTGGCCTCCCGCCCAATCACCCCTCCATCAACGTGCGCTTTGCGGGGATGAAGCTCCCCATCCCCAGCACGCTCGGCTCCGCGCTGTACTTCCTGGGCGACGGCACCACCGACCTCCTCGTGGCCGGCGGTTTCCTCGTGCACGGGATGCGCAACGACGACCACCGCGCGCGCACCACCGCCAGCGAGATCACCTCGGGGCTGGTGTCGCTCGGCGTGTACACGCAGTTGCTCAAGCGCTCGTTTGGCCGGCAGACGCCCAACGAGGCCACGCAGCCGCGCGGGCGCTGGCGCCCCTTTCCCAGCCTGGGCGACTACAACGACAACGTCCCCGCCTACGACGCCATGCCTTCGGGGCACATGGCGGCCGCGATGTCGACCGTGGAGATCGTGGCCCTCAACTATCCGGAGAAGAAGTTCGTGCGCCCGTTAGGCTACTCGCTGATGACCGTGCTCGGCTTCGCGATGGTCAACAACGGGGTGCATTGGGCGAGCGACTACCCGCTGGCGCTCCTGATTGGCGGTGGCGTGGCGCGCGTCACCGTGGCGCGCGGGCGGGCGCAGCTGTCACCGGGGGGGAGCGCCTCGGAGCTCGCGCCGACCCCAACACGCGGAAAGCGGGGCTTCACCTGGTCGCCGCTGGTGACGCCGCGCGCGGTCGGGCTCTCGGTCGGGTTGCCGTACTAG
- a CDS encoding serine/threonine-protein phosphatase, with product MATSEEHAIELGVVRKPRDDEIDVFGLTHPGKVRPENQDHFLVASLHRQMRVHLTSLPETSGTTRETDRLAFLAMVADGVGGGMAGEEASRFALDAVSRYVSDSAQCFYTADAGDDETFRRTLEAAALRVHEELNARSAALPGRKGMATTLTLYLGVWPRIYLLQVGDSRYYFMRDGVLTQVTRDQTIAQELIDMGVLTRTDQKIARFSNVLASAIGGEQSTPVVTGVQNEWGMVHLLCSDGLTRHVSDERIRDRLLAMTSAREACNALLQDALDGGGRDNITILVGRAIRRTTPTATP from the coding sequence ATGGCGACCAGTGAGGAGCACGCCATCGAACTCGGCGTCGTCCGCAAGCCGCGCGACGACGAGATCGACGTCTTTGGCCTCACGCACCCCGGCAAGGTGCGCCCGGAGAACCAGGATCACTTCCTGGTGGCCTCGCTGCACCGCCAGATGCGCGTGCACCTCACGTCGCTCCCCGAAACCAGCGGGACGACGCGCGAAACGGATCGCCTCGCCTTCCTGGCAATGGTTGCCGATGGCGTCGGTGGCGGAATGGCCGGCGAGGAAGCGTCGCGCTTCGCACTCGACGCCGTCTCGCGCTATGTGAGCGACAGTGCCCAGTGCTTCTACACCGCCGATGCCGGCGACGATGAGACCTTCCGCCGCACGCTGGAAGCGGCGGCGTTGCGCGTACACGAGGAGCTCAACGCACGCAGCGCTGCGCTTCCCGGGCGCAAGGGGATGGCGACGACGCTCACGCTCTATCTGGGCGTCTGGCCCCGAATCTACCTGCTGCAGGTGGGCGATTCGCGCTACTACTTCATGCGCGACGGCGTCCTCACGCAGGTCACGCGCGACCAGACCATCGCGCAGGAACTCATCGACATGGGCGTGCTGACCCGCACCGACCAGAAGATCGCACGCTTCTCCAACGTGCTGGCCAGCGCGATCGGTGGCGAGCAATCGACGCCGGTGGTGACCGGTGTACAGAACGAGTGGGGGATGGTGCACCTGCTGTGCAGCGACGGCCTCACCCGCCATGTGAGCGACGAGCGCATCCGCGATCGCCTCCTCGCCATGACCTCGGCGCGCGAGGCGTGCAACGCGCTGCTGCAGGACGCCCTCGATGGCGGCGGCCGCGACAACATCACGATCCTCGTCGGCCGAGCCATCCGCCGCACCACCCCCACCGCCACCCCATAG
- a CDS encoding DUF3108 domain-containing protein — MLRHRLRSLIVAGGVAVVSQGPLAAQAPLAAQPPATGSVARALAFGIGESMVYDVKFGLFNVGTARMEVVGLDTVRGRKVWHTKLEITGGIPGYRVHDVLESWIDVETFNSLRHRQATVEGKRERTRVYDIFPERGVYREQGKGEFPTVTNPLDEGAFIFFVRNQPLEVGKQYDFPRYFIPDRNPVTVITARKESLTVPAGTFQTIVIKPIIKSKGVFSKNGRAEIWFTDDDRRLMVRMETHVVFGTISLQLREFSQGATP, encoded by the coding sequence TTGCTGCGCCACCGCCTGCGATCGCTGATCGTGGCCGGAGGCGTTGCCGTCGTGTCGCAGGGGCCGCTGGCCGCGCAGGCACCGCTTGCCGCGCAGCCGCCGGCGACGGGGAGCGTGGCGCGCGCGCTCGCCTTTGGGATCGGCGAGAGCATGGTCTACGACGTGAAGTTCGGGCTGTTCAACGTCGGGACGGCGCGCATGGAAGTGGTGGGGCTCGACACCGTTCGCGGGCGCAAGGTGTGGCACACGAAGCTGGAGATCACCGGGGGCATTCCCGGCTATCGCGTGCACGACGTGCTGGAGAGCTGGATCGACGTCGAGACGTTCAACTCGCTGCGGCATCGGCAGGCGACGGTCGAGGGGAAGCGCGAACGCACCAGGGTCTACGACATCTTTCCCGAGCGCGGCGTCTATCGCGAGCAGGGCAAGGGGGAGTTCCCCACGGTGACCAACCCGCTCGACGAGGGGGCGTTCATCTTCTTCGTGCGCAACCAACCGTTGGAAGTGGGAAAGCAGTACGACTTCCCGCGCTACTTCATCCCCGACCGCAACCCTGTCACCGTCATCACGGCGCGCAAGGAATCGCTCACGGTGCCGGCGGGGACGTTCCAGACGATCGTCATCAAGCCGATCATCAAGTCCAAGGGGGTCTTCTCGAAGAACGGACGCGCCGAGATCTGGTTCACCGACGACGACCGGCGGCTGATGGTGCGGATGGAGACGCACGTCGTCTTCGGGACGATCTCGTTGCAGCTCCGCGAGTTCTCGCAAGGCGCCACGCCCTGA
- a CDS encoding beta-lactamase family protein gives MSSPHSRSHPMANVAPGASARRCAGAARHAAAFLALASALAPLLARPATAQSASTAKGEATRPFWRPAQPAAAKGSNGFSAERLARIDRFLQSFVDEHKVAGAVALVLRNGRVAYEKAVGWGDMEAGRRMTPDALFRIASQSKAITSVAIMTLVEEGKIALSDPVSRYLPAYARTTVAVKVDTGVAIVPARRAITIRDLLTHTAGISYGTESHVAKLYEARGLGPAAGFGWYTADKDEPVCETMERLASLPFVAQPGEAWVYGYNTDILGCVVEKASGMALDAYIADRITAPLGMTDTFFYVPAAKRNRLTAVYGSGGDGTVVRAADGARGQGHYVDGPRRSFAGGAGLVSTARDYARFLQMLLNGGELDGVRILAPRTVQLMTTNLVGTLHSSAGLGFGLGFETTDAFGANGLSAQGTYGWGGAYGSSYRVDPKEKLVVVFMVQQIPNRTDIRDRFPTLVYQALVGTSP, from the coding sequence ATGTCATCGCCCCATTCGCGCTCGCACCCGATGGCCAACGTTGCACCTGGCGCCTCCGCGCGGCGATGCGCCGGCGCCGCACGCCACGCTGCGGCATTCCTTGCCTTGGCGTCGGCGCTCGCGCCGCTCCTGGCGCGACCGGCAACCGCGCAGTCGGCGTCCACGGCCAAGGGAGAAGCGACGCGTCCGTTCTGGCGTCCCGCACAACCGGCAGCCGCAAAGGGAAGCAACGGCTTCTCGGCCGAGCGCCTGGCGCGCATCGATCGCTTCCTGCAGTCGTTTGTCGACGAGCACAAGGTTGCGGGCGCGGTGGCGCTCGTGCTGCGCAACGGGCGCGTGGCGTACGAGAAGGCGGTGGGGTGGGGCGACATGGAGGCGGGGCGCCGCATGACCCCCGACGCGCTCTTCCGCATCGCCTCGCAGAGCAAGGCCATCACCAGCGTGGCGATCATGACCCTCGTCGAGGAAGGGAAGATTGCCCTCAGCGACCCGGTGTCGCGCTACCTCCCCGCCTACGCGCGCACCACGGTCGCCGTCAAGGTTGACACCGGCGTGGCAATTGTCCCCGCCAGGCGCGCCATCACCATCCGCGACCTCCTCACGCATACGGCCGGGATCTCCTACGGGACCGAGTCGCACGTGGCCAAACTGTACGAAGCGCGTGGCCTGGGCCCCGCCGCCGGCTTCGGCTGGTACACCGCCGACAAGGACGAGCCGGTCTGCGAGACGATGGAGCGCCTGGCGTCGCTCCCCTTCGTGGCCCAGCCGGGTGAGGCGTGGGTCTACGGCTACAACACCGACATCCTGGGGTGCGTGGTGGAGAAGGCGTCGGGGATGGCGCTCGACGCCTACATCGCCGACCGCATCACCGCCCCGTTAGGCATGACCGACACCTTCTTCTACGTCCCGGCGGCCAAGCGCAACCGCCTCACCGCGGTCTACGGCAGCGGCGGCGACGGGACCGTGGTGCGCGCCGCCGATGGCGCCCGCGGCCAGGGACACTACGTCGACGGACCGCGGCGCTCGTTTGCCGGTGGCGCTGGGCTCGTCTCCACCGCGCGCGACTACGCCCGCTTCCTGCAAATGCTCCTCAACGGCGGCGAACTGGACGGTGTACGCATCCTCGCCCCACGCACGGTCCAGCTCATGACGACGAATCTCGTTGGCACCCTGCATTCCTCCGCTGGACTCGGCTTCGGACTCGGCTTCGAGACGACCGATGCTTTCGGCGCGAATGGCCTCAGCGCACAGGGGACGTACGGCTGGGGCGGAGCCTACGGCTCGTCCTATCGCGTCGACCCCAAGGAGAAGCTGGTCGTCGTCTTCATGGTGCAGCAGATTCCCAACCGTACCGACATCCGGGATCGCTTCCCCACGCTGGTGTACCAGGCGCTGGTGGGGACCAGCCCGTAG